ACATTTTCCCAGTGGGCTGGTGTGCCAGAAGTTGCCATCCGATGCAACCGCCGGGTCAGAAGAACAAAATGGACGGAGGCAGTGCCCGATCCAAAGGACGTTCTTCGTTTGCCATGATATCCGAGCCGGACTCGATGACCCCGGCCACACCAGTGACGGCCCATTTCCACAGCCGATGTAAAGGTGGACCTTTTATCAACAGCTCAAAGCTACCGTCAATGGTGACGGCACCAAATCATCAGACGCTGGCAAAGCTTTGTCTGCAGGAAGTACTGGCGGCATCCAAGGATCATGCTCAGCTTTCCCCGTTATTGTTTGGCCTCGATGGCGAAGTGCATATAGTTACGGCAGCAGGAAAAAATTTTACCGTCAAAATCCCTGCCAACATTCGTTCCAAGGGAAACCATGGTCTTTCAGAGTTTCTCGAAGTTCTTTGCATCGCTTGTAAAGCTTGCAGTCATCTGATAACCCTGGAACCGGGACCTGAACAGTGCGATGCGTGTATGGTACAATCACCTTCCCTCAAGAGGCCTATCAAAACGGAACCCACAGTGAGGTCAGCTAGTCCACCTCCaacggctgcttcctctccgaAAGCAGCGGCAACGACGCGCGAACCACAACAACCGAAATCACAGGACAACCCGCGGAGCCCATCACCCAAACGGAAAGCTGTCGAACAGCGAACCGCAACATCGACCACAAATAATACCGAGCATAGCTCGCTTTCCCCAACCCCAGTCAGTGTTGGTGAGTATTCGaagaattctgtttttttttcactcataGCAAATTCTATCCCATGCTCTTCTATTTCAGCAACCGTACAACCAACGCCATCATCAACATCCGCGGTCAGTAGTCCGGTGAATCCGACGATATCCCTAGCTCCAAACGTCACCAACATAAAAACGGAAGCAAATTGTCCGTTGCCTGTTCCGGTTGCTGCACCCGTAGCTGTTGCTCCTTCATCTTCAATCGTGTCGGCATCGGCCGCTTCGCCTGCACAAGCTCCCAGCACGCACCCAGCTGCAACACCGCCAGTCGTTCCCAGTGCTAGCATTGCCTGTGCACCCGCCTCATCCGTAGCCTTGGTCCCTAGCCTTATACCCTTGCAACCGAGCGATTCCCTATCCGTACCATTCCAACCTGCACCATCTTCATCAACTCTGATCCCAGCTGCAGTTGCAATAGCTCCTCCAAACCTAACGATCCCTGCTACGGCaaacgctgctgctgctgctgcaactATGCTCGGTGTgcaccaccatcatcatcatcccgcCGTTTCGGCAGTCCCGATGCCACTAGCTAGCACAATGATCCCGATTCCTCCCTCGGCACTGGCAGCCGTTGCGGCGGCCGCGGCACCAATCCCAACAGCAGCCCCAGTTCCCACGGCACCAATGCAGCTTCCGTTGTCGGTGCCGGTGTCGATGCCGGTGCCAGTACCCAGCACTAGTCCACAGATGCCCCGCGGCCAGACCAGCGATTGGACGATCGAAGATGTGATACAGTTCATCGCCGTACAGGATCCCTCGTTGGCGGTGCATGCAGACCTATTTCGGAAACATGTAAGTGGATATTGCGTGTAACTTTTTccgattttgaaattgaaattgaagggTCATCTAAGCTTGCCTAACGATCACTTTGCAATACACTATCGCGTGGGTCTGAGTATACACAGCCAGGATATAGAGAGAGATTACACTTTTCGACTGGGCTGTCGTTGTCGAGAAGTTAAAGTGGTAGCAGAACCAATCCAACTTGTCTTCGGAAAATCGGACAAAATCCACATATGCTCGTTTGTTGTTGGACgtagaaaatcttgaatttacTAATATCATCAGACTAGAGAAGAGGTGCtgttcaaaatgatataaaagaCTAATTTCTCCGATTTATTCATATGGAATATGGAAGATATATTAAAGATAAGtgttgtgaacgtttcaatTGATTGTATCATCTGATCAATTTGTAGATTTATCAGTCTGCAATTCTGATAATTGAACAAAAgacgaaaataaaataagtttaattactagatttcgaaaaaaaaaatctgtaaaaaaaagtttattattcTGTTGATTTTAAccagatttttttacattattaaCGTATGTAAAATTAAATGGCTTCTACCCAGTCCAGATTCACTTTCGAACTTACTAATgagatgttcttttttttcctccaaTCGACAGGAAATCGATGGCAaagcgctgctgctgctgaacaGCGACATGATGATGAAGTACATGGGCCTGAAGCTGGGACCAGCCCTAAAGATCTGCAACCTGGTGAGCCGAGTCAAGGGCCGGCGACACAGCATGTCCAACATGTAACGATTAGCTACGAGGAAAATTCGTACCCTCTAAAAAATATCCTTTGTGTACAGAATCAAAACCCATTTGCCCCTACCCAGAAACTCTCCACGACTCCCGTCGCATTCCTCCCAAATTTGTCATGAActgttttttcattattattttttattaactttttaacGACGATTCATACAACAAATGTAGCTTTCACCGGGCTATCGTaaagcaaacaaaacaaaaatctatacACACGTGAAGTTTGTACTACAAAATAACGACCATAAGCTACCGATGAAGAAAACATGTAAACAAATATGCTAACCACCTACAAAGCGAGAAACCAAGAGGAACAGAGAACATAACAAAAGGAACACTCAGCCATATTCAACCAGTATGTTTTACGTTTCACATAAACGAGCAAAAACTAAATATTAACACACTGCACTCCGAAATGATTTACAGAATTGCTAAACAACATCAAAAGTAGaagtaacttttaaaataccaCCCCGCTAATCCACATCCACACAAATACATAATAAATGCAGCAACAAAATCCAATCCACACataatacacacacacacaagttGAACTAGTGATAAGTAATGCAGATATTGATGGTGTAAATTGCATTGTAGAGCAAACGGAAGAATGTTAGCAAGAggcatttgttttttattttgttttaaaaaaaacccaatagTTGACTTATTGCTACTACCTGCACACCAGTTGTGAAATTTTGATACGCATGTAGGGACagagaaaatagatttttcttttCTAAGAAGTTTGTTTGAAACTTCTGACTAGTTTGAAGCGCATTCTCCGACAACAATGATGACTCGTTTCACTTTCTTGAGAAAATAGTCTCCAAATGGTCCAGCACAGAGGGAGGAGGCCTTCATCGAATAATTCAGGTGTAATTAATATTCTTTGTCTATGTTGTAAAAAGAGATAATTTTAGACAACTAttagtttttaatgtttttcatttctcttccacaaaatcaaacaacactCGAGCAGCGAAAGTGGTGCGACAGCAAATACAATACCTATACAGAGCATCCTTCAAAGCTGTTGAGTAGAGAATCTATAATCCGGATATGTTGAaagaacaagaaaataaaacagaaacacATATTTATTGGGCTTAGCAAGGAGGAACGTGGAAGAAAGAAGaacaacagaaaaataaaagtgcgCAAGGCAAGAGACAGTGGTCTAGCACGTGAATATATTGTAATACGAAATGTCCTGGAGTATGATGGTAATACATATAGTTCACAACCTTAGGTATCATTAAAATCAGTAATCCTTATGAGCAAATAcaaacaagaaatttaaaagtaaaaacgCCTTCTTATGGGTTTCCTTAGATAGAAGAGAAAGAAAACCGACTACTTATGTGAAGAGCTACCCCATTATTATGATGATTTAATTCCGGCGATGAATTAACCAGTTGGTTTAAAACCCCATTAGAGAAAAAAGACACTTGAAAGATTCCTCAAAACTTTCTTGCACATCGACGCAAACTTCACCAAATTTCTTTCGTTATCTCCGTAGAATACCTAAACTTTGTCGAGAGCTGATTTCCATTTTTCCAAGGGTCATCGGTGTCATCCTTGGAAATATGTCCTCAGATGGTATAAATCATCAAGTGACCTCAGAATCTCAAAATGGTCCTGCAAGATACCAGATGGGAACAGATGTAAGATGATCTGGTAAGCAGCTAGGAATGCCATCCGGTCTTAAATTAGAGGTAAGTATTTTAAACTGTTCACTATTTGATTGGTCTAAAAACTCCTTTTTTTTGGGTGATGATGcaatcataacttttttttagagcaACGCAACATTACCTTTTCCGTTTGACTTAACACCAGGTTGATCCTGTGTGGGATATACTATGAAGTCAGATTTTTTGATTCTATATGCTATGGGTTAGggttataaaatttatatctcATATACAATTGATACACGTACACGGCTTAAAAGAGACTGTCCCTCGTACTGatcgttcagaaaaaaaatgatactttttcttgtttgtattctacactacaaaacatattttcatatattttcacaACACTGTATTTTTGAGAATGTTGCTTCATTCAACAAGTAATGAACACATTGAGAGGATTCATCCGACGTGTGCTTTTGCGAGAGTGAATGTACTGAGAATGAACCAATAATGAATCGATGCAACATTTTCAGAGCTTTAATCATAGTCCTGAAAGCTAAGCTTTTACATATTTGTTCCCTACCGAGCAACGTTCAAAGAGTTCGTTCCCGAACTTCCGCATAATTTCCAGATTTCTTCGAATCAAACTAGGAAGGAATTGATGCAGCTCGATCTCTGTATCTCGAAATTGTGAAACAAATCGGATTTTAGTAGCAtaaactgccgttctaagcaagaatgtcccatgtgacttttgggtcattttcacttttttgctggaaacggtctctactttgttctgaacttatacgaaattttcatcaaggtggttgtctctatgttggtagttctacgcaagaatgtcacactagagaaaattctatgaaaaatgcaaattttatcaaaaaattgtcttaagatgagttcaaactattgaatttaatgttattcactga
This sequence is a window from Uranotaenia lowii strain MFRU-FL chromosome 3, ASM2978415v1, whole genome shotgun sequence. Protein-coding genes within it:
- the LOC129754358 gene encoding polycomb protein Scm, with protein sequence MSASGSSSPGSNSSNNITSSSTGLEAPSSDRRNSSSGGGSGRTPRKLSATSSAGSNGTNSGHNNHHNNNNNSSCIWCGESKTPLKYILPTQNGKKEFCSETCIIEFRKAYSKGACIQCDNVIRANAPKPNYCSTFCMKKHQKKSTTGGGGGLSTLAGAAGEPSSSSSPSSLTADGSGSSGSGGSAASSGISTKLNGNNNNNNGTAGSTNGRRSNGNRSPAQESSSAMRVSPVTTTCSTGPFQYESFHVFDWTEYLRESGSVPAPAECFKQAVGPPTNEFKIGMKLEAVDPRNVTSTCIASVVGVLGSRLRLRLDGGDNKNDFWRLVDSNEIHPIGHCDKMGEMLQPPLGFRMNASSWPTFLQKTLNGAQIAPEHIFMPEPPTPKCNLFQVGQKLEAVDKKNPQLICCATVDAVKEDQIHVTFDGWRGAFDYWCRYDSRDIFPVGWCARSCHPMQPPGQKNKMDGGSARSKGRSSFAMISEPDSMTPATPVTAHFHSRCKGGPFINSSKLPSMVTAPNHQTLAKLCLQEVLAASKDHAQLSPLLFGLDGEVHIVTAAGKNFTVKIPANIRSKGNHGLSEFLEVLCIACKACSHLITLEPGPEQCDACMVQSPSLKRPIKTEPTVRSASPPPTAASSPKAAATTREPQQPKSQDNPRSPSPKRKAVEQRTATSTTNNTEHSSLSPTPVSVATVQPTPSSTSAVSSPVNPTISLAPNVTNIKTEANCPLPVPVAAPVAVAPSSSIVSASAASPAQAPSTHPAATPPVVPSASIACAPASSVALVPSLIPLQPSDSLSVPFQPAPSSSTLIPAAVAIAPPNLTIPATANAAAAAATMLGVHHHHHHPAVSAVPMPLASTMIPIPPSALAAVAAAAAPIPTAAPVPTAPMQLPLSVPVSMPVPVPSTSPQMPRGQTSDWTIEDVIQFIAVQDPSLAVHADLFRKHEIDGKALLLLNSDMMMKYMGLKLGPALKICNLVSRVKGRRHSMSNM